In the genome of Daucus carota subsp. sativus chromosome 9, DH1 v3.0, whole genome shotgun sequence, the window aattgaTACAGTCGATCCGTTTCGATTCCCAATACCCGGACCAGAACGATCGGTGAATTGTGATGAATAGGCCAATTATTTTGGCGTAGGCATGACCAAGAGTGTGTACGTAACTAGAAAGCAGGGTTATTGAAATGAAGAAAGTAGGGGTCCATTCAAAAGGAGTATAGTAGCATACAGATATTGCGCAGACTTGAATTGCAGCATGCTACATACAAAGAGCATTTATTACTCCGTTTACTCAAATAGTACTCCAATATCACATCAGAAAGTGACAAATTTTATCCCAGGAAAAGAATTCATATTCTTAATTTCTTTATATACAGATAAATTTACTTGTATTATAACCCCTCTATATATCTCCTCTGAGTTATTCACATCTTATTACAACAACCATTTCAAGTTTCAACAAGTACTAGGGTTGTGAAGTTATGTCAAGTGTTAATTTGTCAGGGTCTAGTGAAGAAGAATCAGAGCTTAGAAGAGGACCATGGACTTTTGAAGAAGACTCTTTGCTAACTCATTACATCACTTCCCATGGTGAAGGCCGCTGGAATGTCTTGGCTAAATCTTCAGGTAAATACCTAGCTCACATGCCCGTCTTTTAAGGTCTCGagttctgataccatgttaaatttgataccatgttaaattAAGGTTTATTCGAGATTTCTAATTATAGAGTTTTTAGGTTCTAGGATGAGGGcttcatatgtgtgtgtgttttctgATTTGTGTAATTATTTTTCAGGATTAAAGAGAACTGGGAAAAGTTGTAGATTGAGATGGCTGAATTATCTGAAACCTGACATAAAGCGTGGAAATCTTACTCCACAAGAACAACTTGCTATCCTTGAACTCCATTCCAAATGGGGTAATAGGTTAGTAATCTACATATCTTGAATTCTTTATCTTTATGGTGAAAATTTTGTATATCTGTTTAAGCCCGAAtttgataccatgttaaattGAAAGTTCCGTAGAAGTTTTACTTTCAGAATTTTGAAAGCTCTCTGATGAGGGCTTCATATGTACATAAATTATGATAGAAGTTGgcttaggtatgttaaattttggTTAAATCAGGTGGTCTAAAATAGCAGCAGAGCTTCCGGGAAGAACTGACAATGAAATCAAGAACTACTGGAGAACAAGAGTGCAAAAGCAAGCAAGGCAGCTCAAGATAGATTGCAATAGCAAGAGGTTTCTTGAAACCCTGAAGCATTTCTGGATGCCTCGATTAGTCGAAAAAATGGGCCAAACTTCATCACAATCACAATCCTCATCATCGCTTTCCTCCACAACAAACACCCAAAATTCCGAAACCCCGGGACTGCTAACTGTTCCACAACAAGTGAAATACACTCCCTATCAAGCCACAAATGAGAACCCAAGCTCTAGCCATTGTTCTTCAGACTCAATGAAAAAGCAGTCAGAAAAGGAGTGCTACCATGTGGACATTGACAATTTTAATGTGGAGGATTTTATGTCTGGTGATATTTTGATGCCTGATTGCCAAGTAGAGGCTATTGATTGGATTAACAGTGAGGATGCAGCTACATATTGGAACATGGATGAACTGTGGGAGTTAAAGAAGTAGAAGAATCAAATCAAACCGATATAAATTTTAGCTGTGCGGTTAAAGGACTCAGAAGTATCGTGTCTGTCAGAAAGTCGAACGATCTATAGAGAAGGaggtaaaatttataatatctaGAGACTAGAGTCACTAGCCTAGCCTTGGTAGTATTAAGGGGGCAGGGGCCCCTGTTATGAATGTAATGCAGATGTTGGTACTAGGTTCTATCAAGTGGTTGCAGTAAAACGGTAACTGTGCAGAGGTGAATTTTAGTAAGATGAATATGTAAATTGCAGGTTTTGATGGTAATTTCCTCTGTTTTTGTTATCTGTTTCCACTATAAAGATCATAGGTGTTGTCAGTTCAAGTGAAGTGAGCCTCTGAGATGACAAGTTGATGGAACTAGAAGATATAGTGTGTAGATATCATCATCTTCACATTTCAGATGAATATgagtttattctaattatgattaGTTATAGCCTGTTAAAAACAGGAAAAGATTAAGCTATGTAAACCTGTTGTTTAACACTCTTTTTTTGGTATAAATATATTCTGCTCACTGCTATACTTTAAGTAAAAATCAAATCTCTTTTATCGATTCAGTTATTACCAGAAATTGTTTGTAGAAGTGTTGAAACATTAATTAATCTATGTACTTGGGATTTAGAAAGTAACCTTATAAAAAGTCTTTTTGAAAGCGTTGCAGTTCAAGTGTTCAACTGCTTCAAagttaattaaaatacaaaagcATTGTAGTTATAATGATTTCcggaatattattaaaatataattttattaattttaagaattgtttacaaaaatttaaaatgcacGTATCGCCCGTAAGTGCACAAGATCACCGGAAACAATACTTTGTAAAATTTCGAATATAAGtgctatatatatcaaaaacctTGTCAACCCAAAGactttgagttttttttttgttaaataacttTGAGTATTTTAAAAAGTAGTGCTATAAATACTGGCTTTAAAACTTGTGCTTTTCGCTTGAGCTAATTGTGCTCCAcattacttttatttaaataagtcATGAGACCCCTATGAGagacttagagcaagtccaacagctgccctatttggtatccaaagtcataatatagggcatttgatgaaaaaatttgatccaacgatgtcctagtgatgccctatatcactagtatatcactaggacaacccattcaagccctatttttgaggctctctctccttgccctatcccatattttataataaatttttaccaacactctctttctctctctattttatattatgttttaatgatgaaagtgaacttttaataataaatattaaacatatagtgaaaataaggcacattgttggagttaaagttagtagaatatgtcctaaactactagaacataattttttatattatatttagggctccaactaggacactgttggacttgctcttagaccCTGCTCTGAGTATTTTTAGGAGAGAATGCAAATGAATTTTTAGGAGAGAATGCAAATGAATGTATGTGaaagtatattaattttcattttcatctcATTTTTAGGGTGAaactatgttataattatatccatttttacttgtttttatcactttaaaaaattcagaaacACAAATAGGAGCGAAGTTTATATAATTTTCCTTCTCTTCACTTGCTTTTCTATCTGTTTATAACTCGGGAGTATTAGAATTGTAATCGTCTGAAACTTGAGTGAGTTATTTTATCAGATCTCCACCAGCGGTCTGAAACCATGATAatggatttaatttttaactatttatgaacaaaagagaagaaaaacgAGCTAAAAAGGAGtccttaaaataaagaagtctTTGTAAAAAGCTACAATATATTCGAAACTGGAACACATGACGAACGTGCCTCAAGTCTCTTAACCATTTTACATTGACTTCCAAATATTACAAGAACAGGAAGTAAGCACAAGTCAAAGTAAATCCTTGCTGATCTGTTCCATATTATGCCGCAGACTCGCACCACAATCTTT includes:
- the LOC108200913 gene encoding transcription factor MYB62 gives rise to the protein MSSVNLSGSSEEESELRRGPWTFEEDSLLTHYITSHGEGRWNVLAKSSGLKRTGKSCRLRWLNYLKPDIKRGNLTPQEQLAILELHSKWGNRWSKIAAELPGRTDNEIKNYWRTRVQKQARQLKIDCNSKRFLETLKHFWMPRLVEKMGQTSSQSQSSSSLSSTTNTQNSETPGLLTVPQQVKYTPYQATNENPSSSHCSSDSMKKQSEKECYHVDIDNFNVEDFMSGDILMPDCQVEAIDWINSEDAATYWNMDELWELKK